From the Desulfovibrio sp. JY genome, one window contains:
- a CDS encoding outer membrane homotrimeric porin has product MKRFTVLALLATLLAGTAGLARATTEVRITGDSRIYGVFFSGHNFTGWNDAAWTSNAPTWTAAGTKTEDTFEVWERIRVRTDFIAGENLKFRLGTKVDNTWGNGTYTAANPSAAIQVYQAFLQFKYPGTDIEVTAGLQPTALPQSALFNDSIVFTDWAAALLVNAPLIPDTLRVTAGFARLIDTNRTYDTTTTQVGDELDFYILTLPVTTPGFKVTPWGVFSMAGSKAGYFTSYASSFAEASYAEDLLSAGTLVGATGWKNNQNPYYWVGGAFEVDALDPVKFYADVINGGGALSDRKKSRRQGWFLDAGAEYTGFDLLTPQVWGWWSTGEDGSTANGSERMPHTRPNWGPGGSFLFDDSAVFARNSNMGMDPVGAMGLGVSLNNITFMEKLSQRVTFTYLRGNNSPRAIRSLNAALGSNPYFEMGRDLTWNESALGVNFDSQYMLYENLALRMETGWAHGHFQESVWGHRLASQGNGNDTWKFSLGFTYRY; this is encoded by the coding sequence ATGAAACGTTTTACCGTGCTGGCCCTGCTGGCGACGCTTCTGGCGGGAACGGCCGGCTTGGCCCGGGCCACGACGGAGGTACGGATCACCGGTGACTCCCGCATCTACGGCGTCTTTTTCAGCGGACACAACTTCACCGGCTGGAACGATGCGGCCTGGACCTCCAACGCCCCGACCTGGACCGCAGCCGGCACGAAAACGGAAGACACCTTCGAAGTATGGGAGCGCATCCGGGTGCGCACCGATTTCATTGCGGGCGAGAACCTGAAGTTCCGCCTGGGCACCAAGGTGGACAACACCTGGGGCAACGGCACCTACACCGCCGCCAACCCGTCCGCGGCCATCCAGGTCTACCAGGCCTTCCTCCAGTTCAAATATCCGGGCACCGACATCGAGGTCACGGCCGGGCTCCAGCCCACGGCCCTGCCCCAAAGCGCGCTTTTCAACGACAGCATCGTCTTTACCGACTGGGCCGCCGCACTGCTCGTCAATGCACCGCTCATTCCCGACACCCTGCGCGTCACGGCCGGTTTCGCCCGCCTCATCGACACCAACCGGACCTATGACACCACCACCACCCAGGTCGGCGACGAGCTGGACTTCTACATCCTGACCCTGCCCGTCACCACGCCGGGCTTCAAGGTCACGCCCTGGGGCGTTTTCTCCATGGCCGGGTCCAAGGCCGGCTATTTCACCAGCTATGCCTCGTCCTTCGCCGAAGCCTCCTACGCCGAGGACCTGCTTTCGGCCGGAACGCTGGTCGGCGCGACGGGCTGGAAGAACAACCAGAATCCCTATTACTGGGTCGGTGGCGCGTTCGAGGTCGACGCCCTCGATCCGGTCAAGTTCTACGCCGACGTCATCAACGGCGGCGGCGCCCTGTCCGACCGCAAGAAAAGCCGTCGCCAGGGCTGGTTCCTCGACGCGGGCGCGGAATACACCGGCTTCGACCTGCTCACGCCGCAGGTCTGGGGTTGGTGGTCCACCGGCGAGGACGGCTCCACGGCCAACGGTTCCGAGCGCATGCCCCACACGCGTCCCAACTGGGGCCCGGGCGGCTCGTTCCTCTTCGACGACAGCGCCGTCTTCGCCCGCAACTCCAACATGGGCATGGACCCGGTCGGGGCCATGGGCCTTGGCGTGTCGCTCAACAACATCACCTTCATGGAAAAGCTGTCCCAGCGCGTGACCTTCACCTACCTGCGCGGCAACAACTCGCCCCGGGCCATTCGGTCCCTCAATGCGGCGCTCGGCTCCAATCCCTACTTCGAGATGGGCCGCGACCTCACCTGGAACGAGTCCGCCTTGGGCGTCAACTTCGACAGCCAGTACATGCTCTACGAAAACCTGGCCCTGCGCATGGAAACCGGCTGGGCCCACGGCCACTTCCAGGAAAGCGTCTGGGGCCACCGCCTGGCCAGCCAGGGCAACGGCAACGACACCTGGAAGTTCTCCTTGGGCTTCACCTATCGCTATTAG
- a CDS encoding iron hydrogenase small subunit translates to MSILATTRRGFMKTACVLTGGALIGLRLTSKAVAAAKQLKEYMMDRVNAVYGADAKFKVRASQDNAQVITLYKKFLHEPLSHESEHLLHTKWVDRSKDLAALKAKGLYPTPRAKEFEKEPYPFQ, encoded by the coding sequence ATGTCGATACTTGCCACCACCCGGCGCGGCTTCATGAAAACCGCCTGCGTGCTGACCGGCGGCGCCTTGATCGGCCTGCGCCTGACCAGCAAGGCCGTTGCCGCGGCCAAGCAACTCAAAGAGTACATGATGGACCGTGTAAACGCCGTCTATGGCGCGGACGCCAAATTCAAGGTCCGGGCCTCCCAGGACAACGCCCAGGTCATCACGCTCTACAAGAAGTTCCTGCATGAGCCCCTGTCCCACGAGTCCGAGCACCTGCTCCACACCAAGTGGGTGGACCGCTCCAAGGACCTGGCGGCGCTCAAGGCCAAGGGACTCTACCCCACGCCCCGGGCCAAGGAATTCGAAAAAGAGCCCTATCCCTTCCAGTAA